In Passer domesticus isolate bPasDom1 chromosome 32, bPasDom1.hap1, whole genome shotgun sequence, the following are encoded in one genomic region:
- the S100A14 gene encoding protein S100-A14, whose protein sequence is MGQCNCRKKRKDCQELTDVERAIETVISQFHCYAVKGQKEYLTPNEMQELVVQKLPHLGKCVGPLEEKIECMGDPNEAKLEFGEYWDMMGDAAKGCRRK, encoded by the exons ATGGGCCAGTGCAACTGCCGCAAGAAGCGCAAG GACTGCCAGGAGCTGACGGACGTGGAGCGGGCCATCGAGACGGTGATCAGCCAGTTCCACTGCTACGCCGTGAAGGGGCAGAAGGAGTACCTGACCCCCAACGAGatgcaggagctggtggtgcagaagctgcCGCACCTGGGCAAG TGCGTGGGACCCCTGGAAGAGAAGATCGAATGCATGGGAGACCCTAACGAGGCCAAGCTGGAGTTCGGGGAGTACTGGGACATGATGGGGGACGCGGCCAAGGGCTGCCGGAGGAAGTAG